In the genome of bacterium, the window CATGGCGTGTCCTCTCCTTTCAAAGAGATTTGAAAACGTCAATGGGGAGGATACGCCACCTCTTTTGATCAGGTCATCCACAACTTTCGATTATAACTCTTTCGCTAGGTGTGCGGGACAACTCGTTTGATAGCGCAATGAAAAGTGTCGCTTGCGCACCAATTACCCTGAAAAGGTATTGAAAAGAGTTCGGCCAGCCTCTACTTCAGAGCCTCCCTGACCTGGTTCTCAACGCCTCCGGCGATGATGACCTCCTGGACCGGGCGCCCGAGAGGTGCGAAGGCGTACTCGCCTCCCTGCCAGGTGATCGCGGCCCGAGCGAAGTCCACGGCGATCTCGCCGTCCATGACGACCGTCTTGTCCGCGGGTCCGGCGTGCGCGGCCCGCACGGCATCGACCAGCGTCGTGCTCTCGAGGCAGATGAACCCGTTGTTGATGGCGTTGCGCAGGTAGGTCTGGGAGTAGGAGCCGGCGATCAGCAGTGCGACGCCGGCGGCCTGCAGGGCGGTGACGGCCTGTTCGCGCGACGACCCGGTGCCGAAGTTGAAGCCGCCGATCAGGACGTCGCCCGCGGCCACGATGCCGGTGAAGGCGGGATCGTAGTTCTCCATCACCACGCGGGCCATGTCCCGGGGGGTCATGTCCTCGCGGTAGGTGTAGTCCTTCCCGTAGATGCCGTCGGTGTTCAGGTTGTCCACGTCGAGCCATAGCCCGCGGCCCTCGATGCGGGCGGGGAAGCCGTCCAGGATCTCCACCGCACCGGCACGCGGGGCTTTCCCGCCCGGCGCGAAGGCGTAAGCCGGCTGCGGGCCGGTGAATTCCTCGGGACCGGTGATCCGGCCGGCGACGGCCGAGGCGGCCACGACCACGGGGCTGGCCAGGTAGCACTTGGCGTCCCGCGATCCCATGCGGCCCTTGAAGTTGCGGTTGGTAGCGGAAATCCCCACCTCGCCGGCTTCCAGCAGACCGGTGCCCAGACCGATGCAGGGGCCGCAGCTCGGCGGCAGGGCGATCGCGCCCGCATCCAGCAGTATTTGCCAGTACCCCTGTTTCTTGGCCTGGTCCTCGACGAACTGGCTGGCGGCAGCGACATAGAGTTCGACGCCGTCGGCGACCTTGCGGCCCAGCAGCACGTCTGCGGCGGCCTTCAGGTCCTCGAGGCGCGAGTTCACGCAGGACAGCAGATAAGCCTTGTGGATCCGGATATCCGCGGCGATGAGGTCGGTCAGGGGCGCGGTGCGCTGCACGGTGTCCGGCCCCGCCACGTGCGGCGTCACCTCGCCGAGGTCGAGCGCGATGGAGCCCGCGTAGGCGGCGCTCGGATCCGAACGGAGGGGATCTCTCTCCCAGCCCGCCAGCTCGTCCTCGCCGAGACGGTTCTGGAGCCCCTGGAGTCCGAGGATCGCCCGCCGCTTGCGCAGGAAGTCGAGCGTCTGCGCGTCGCAGGGGAACCAGCCCACCAGCGCGCCCCACTCAGTGGTCATGTTGGCGATGGTCATGCGCGCGTCCATGGACAGGGTCTCCACGCCGGGACCGGCGAACTCGACGGCGGCGTTCAGCACCTCGCCCCGGTTGTAGAGGCCGCAGAGGGTGAGGATGACGTCCTTGCCGGTGACGCCCGGCTGCAGCTCGCCGCTCAGCCGGACCCGGACTGTACGGGGGATCTGCCACCAGAAGCGGCCGGTGGCCCAGAGGGCGGCGGCGTCGGTGCGCACCACGGGCGTGCCCACCGCGCTCACGGCGCCGTACATGTTCGCATGGCTGTCGCTGGCGACGCAGAAGCCTCCCGGCTTGACGTAGCCGTTCTCGATCATCACCTGGTGACCGATGCCCGTGCCGGCGGGATAGAAGTCCACGCCCTGGGACCTGGCGAAGGCCTCGATCTTGGCGTACTTGGCGAGATTGCCCGCGCTGCGGTTCTGGATGTCGTGATCCAGGGCGAAGACGGGTTGACCCGGGTTGGCGATCCTGGCGACGCCGAGCGTCTCGAACTTCAGCAGGACGGCGGCTGTGTTGTCGTGGGTCATGACCTGGTCGGGAACCAGGGTGACGAAATCACCCGCATGGAGTTCGGTCCCCGCGGGCAGGTCGACGGCGTGGGACTGGGCGATCTTCTCGATGACGGTCTGGGCCATGGCGATACACCTCCGTTGGCCCAAATCTGCTATCTGGGCCGACCCCGCACAAGGACCGTCAGCCGGGATATTTGTCCTCGATGTAGTCCCTCAGGTAGCGCAGCTGCACCTTCTGCTCGTGGCTGACCTGCTTGACGCAGTCGCCGATCGAGACCAGGCCGGCCAGGCGTCCCTCCTCCATCACCGGCAGGTGACGGATGCGCGCCTCGGTCATGATGGCCAGGGCTTCGGACACGTCGTGATCCGTCTCGACGAAGAGCAGGTGTTCGCTCATGATCTCGTGCACCTTGGTGTCGCGGGAGGAACGTCCCTTCAGCGCGATCTTCCCGAGATAGTCACGCTCGGTGACGATGCCCCGGATGTCGTCCTCCCGTGTGACGAGCAACGATCCCACACCTTGATTCGCCATGACCGCGATGGCTTCGTATACGCTGTCGTCGGGATCGACCTTGAAAACGTCCCTGCCCTTGTGCCTGAGAATGTCTGCAACGGTGGCCATGGTAGTCCTTCTCCTTGCCATGGGTTCGCACTCGAATTTCCGGTCACGATAAGCCAAATCGCGATGTGTGGCGACCGTTACCATCATTTCTGGCCAGCAGCCCGTACAATGCGCTATTTTCAGGCTTCGCGCGCGCATGCCATCCGAACCCGAGGTTTGCCGGTTATGAAACGTGTCCTGACACTGGCCCTGATCGCGACGGTCCTTGTGACGGGTTGCAGCGGCGACGACCCCGCGAATCCAGATCCGCCCGCCCCCGGCGACGTGATCGTCGAGATCGTGCCCGCGGGGCT includes:
- a CDS encoding CBS domain-containing protein encodes the protein MATVADILRHKGRDVFKVDPDDSVYEAIAVMANQGVGSLLVTREDDIRGIVTERDYLGKIALKGRSSRDTKVHEIMSEHLLFVETDHDVSEALAIMTEARIRHLPVMEEGRLAGLVSIGDCVKQVSHEQKVQLRYLRDYIEDKYPG
- the lysF gene encoding homoaconitase, which gives rise to MAQTVIEKIAQSHAVDLPAGTELHAGDFVTLVPDQVMTHDNTAAVLLKFETLGVARIANPGQPVFALDHDIQNRSAGNLAKYAKIEAFARSQGVDFYPAGTGIGHQVMIENGYVKPGGFCVASDSHANMYGAVSAVGTPVVRTDAAALWATGRFWWQIPRTVRVRLSGELQPGVTGKDVILTLCGLYNRGEVLNAAVEFAGPGVETLSMDARMTIANMTTEWGALVGWFPCDAQTLDFLRKRRAILGLQGLQNRLGEDELAGWERDPLRSDPSAAYAGSIALDLGEVTPHVAGPDTVQRTAPLTDLIAADIRIHKAYLLSCVNSRLEDLKAAADVLLGRKVADGVELYVAAASQFVEDQAKKQGYWQILLDAGAIALPPSCGPCIGLGTGLLEAGEVGISATNRNFKGRMGSRDAKCYLASPVVVAASAVAGRITGPEEFTGPQPAYAFAPGGKAPRAGAVEILDGFPARIEGRGLWLDVDNLNTDGIYGKDYTYREDMTPRDMARVVMENYDPAFTGIVAAGDVLIGGFNFGTGSSREQAVTALQAAGVALLIAGSYSQTYLRNAINNGFICLESTTLVDAVRAAHAGPADKTVVMDGEIAVDFARAAITWQGGEYAFAPLGRPVQEVIIAGGVENQVREALK